A DNA window from Deinococcus gobiensis I-0 contains the following coding sequences:
- a CDS encoding HNH endonuclease, with protein MRSRKRYAKTKDPATGRQVALHRQLMAEHLGRPLLPGEIVHHRDGDSTNNDPSNLMVLPSQRYHAHVEYHLRCEQRGMPALFPEYFPGVREVSLVREPQRGTLFEHVLLSGQPSRRRW; from the coding sequence GTGCGGAGCAGAAAGCGGTATGCGAAAACCAAGGATCCGGCGACCGGCCGGCAGGTCGCCCTGCACCGCCAGTTGATGGCCGAGCATCTCGGCCGCCCCCTGCTGCCCGGGGAGATCGTGCACCACCGCGACGGCGACAGCACCAACAATGACCCCTCGAACCTGATGGTGCTGCCCAGCCAGCGCTACCACGCCCACGTCGAATACCACCTGCGCTGTGAACAGCGGGGGATGCCCGCCCTCTTCCCGGAGTACTTCCCCGGCGTCCGGGAGGTCTCCCTCGTCCGCGAGCCGCAGCGGGGCACCCTGTTCGAGCATGTCCTACTGTCGGGTCAACCCAGCCGACGCCGGTGGTGA
- a CDS encoding ParA family protein, with protein MTEVVSVLSRKGGVGKTVTALYAASLLKAQGKDVAVLDKDPEGSAGAWARATGDLPFPVYPEGKQAQAMKHAWVVIDTPPNDPRALGDAARLATRVIVVAKCNALEADRLVPTLDALAASGFAGPWGILLTQARGGLGREMKLALEEEDLPVFGVIPHLVKYERAFGTLPEDLTEYREALAEVLQ; from the coding sequence ATGACTGAAGTGGTTTCCGTGTTGTCGCGCAAGGGTGGGGTCGGCAAGACCGTCACGGCGCTGTATGCCGCCTCGTTGCTCAAGGCGCAGGGCAAGGACGTGGCGGTGCTCGACAAGGACCCGGAGGGCAGCGCAGGGGCCTGGGCACGGGCCACCGGCGACCTGCCCTTTCCTGTTTACCCGGAAGGCAAGCAGGCCCAGGCCATGAAACACGCCTGGGTGGTCATCGACACCCCGCCCAACGACCCGCGAGCCCTAGGCGACGCCGCGCGCCTGGCCACCCGCGTGATCGTGGTCGCCAAGTGCAACGCCCTGGAAGCTGACCGCCTGGTGCCGACGCTTGACGCCCTGGCCGCGTCCGGCTTCGCCGGCCCCTGGGGCATCCTCCTGACCCAGGCCCGTGGGGGACTAGGCCGCGAGATGAAGTTGGCCCTCGAGGAGGAGGACCTGCCGGTCTTCGGAGTCATCCCCCATCTTGTGAAGTACGAGCGGGCGTTCGGGACCCTGCCGGAAGACCTGACCGAATACCGGGAGGCGCTGGCCGAGGTGCTGCAATGA